One genomic window of Fusarium keratoplasticum isolate Fu6.1 chromosome 3, whole genome shotgun sequence includes the following:
- a CDS encoding PKS-ER domain-containing protein, translated as MDSPIPQVQKAALIENPGENAQIRIRSDVPVGVPGRHEILVKLSFTGVCGSEIRALSGWGSYNPVVGHEGVGTVVKVGDQVDAAMMNKRVGIKWLYSACGLCNACKRGFPNNCPKQVNTGRHVPGTLQQYMIADARYVTEIPDDLPGEVAAPLLCAGLTMAGAISKLDACLAENDWVVISGSGGGLGHLGVQIASRLRGFRVIAVDSGKAKRELSLESGAHEFLDFVEENVEERVKELTGEGAAAVVVVSGSEQAFTMAPSLVRNLGLIVTVGLPRNDFHVPIGASLLSARGLTVTGVAVGTEDQMVELLQHASAKKILPKVTVVGFDQVGTVLEGLKRQDITGRVVVRIS; from the exons ATGGATTCGCCCATTCCCCAAGTTCAAAAGGCGGCGTTGATTGAGAACCCTGGAGAGAATGCGCAAATTCGTATTCGGTCAGATGTGCCGGTCGGAGTTCCCGGTCGCCACGAGATTCTTGTCAAACTCTCTTTTACTGGTGTCTG TGGATCCGAGATTCGAGCCTTGTCTGGGTGGGGATCCTACAATCCTGTTGTAGGACATGAGGGAGTGGGAACCGTCGTCAAGGTCGGCGACCAAGTTGACGCCGCCATGATGAATAAAAGGGTGGGGATTAAATGGCTCTACAGCGCTTGCGGGCTTTGTAATGCCTGCAAGAGAGGCTTCCCAAACAACTGTCCGAAGCAGGTCAACACGGGCCGTCATGTCCCGGGAACATTGCAGCAATACATGATAGCCGATGCCAGGTATGTTACGGAAATTCCCGACGACCTGCCTGGAGAAGTCGCGGCACCGCTTCTCTGTGCAGGTCTCACCATGGCTGGGGCTATATCAAAGCTTGATGCGTGCCTGGCCGAGAACGATTGGGTGGTCATATCTGGCTCGGGGGGTGGACTCGGTCATCTAGGTGTTCAGATCGCGAGCAGATTGAGAGGATTCCGAGTCATCGCAGTCGATTCCGGCAAAGCCAAGCGCGAATTGAGTCTCGAAAGCGGTGCTCACGAGTTTCTTGACTTTGTCGAAGAGAATGTCGAGGAGAGAGTCAAGGAACTTACTGGAGAGGGAGCAGCAGCTGTCGTGGTGGTCTCGGGTTCAGAGCAAGCCTTTACCATGGCTCCCAGTTTGGTGCGGAACCTGGGACTCATCGTTACTGTTGGCCTCCCGCGGAACGACTTTCACGTTCCCATCGGTGCATCTCTACTGTCAGCTCGTG GACTTACCGTCACTGGTGTGGCGGTAGGGACGGAGGATCAAATGGTGGAGCTCCTTCAACACGCCTCTGCCAAAAAGATCTTGCCAAAGGTTACTGTAGTTGGTTTTGATCAGGTGGGGACAGTTTTGGAGGGTCTCAAGCGGCAGGATATAACTGGAAGAGTCGTAGTGAGAATATCCTAA